One genomic region from Lycorma delicatula isolate Av1 chromosome 9, ASM4794821v1, whole genome shotgun sequence encodes:
- the LOC142330186 gene encoding uncharacterized protein LOC142330186 — protein sequence MKNIILIYLCSIFIINDFMLTKANYMTDYRQNNRKNELPLSGDGNYTKYSYKSHRKAKNADSHGNIIGLYNGAIIDRMGDIGGKTFIGDREITLEDTNNAHSNKNNKKVTTDIKTKTTPREESGFFSVNTIIKWYDSLKEMIG from the exons atgaaaaacattattctaatatacttatgttcaatatttattatcaatgatTTTATGTTAACAAAAGCAAATTACATGACTGATTATAGgcagaataatagaaaaaatgagcTTCCATTGAGTGGTGATG GAAACTACAccaaatattcatataaatcaCACCGAAAAGCAAAGAATGCAGATTCTCATGGCAATATTATAGGACTTTACAATGGTGCAATAATTGACAGAATGGGTGATATCGGTGGGAAAACTTTCATAGGAGATAGAGAAATTACTTTAGAAGATACAAATAATGctcattctaataaaaataacaaaaaagtcaCCACTgacattaaaactaaaactacCCCAAGAGAAGAATCAGGCTTCTTTAGTGTCAATACTATCATCAA GTGGTACGACTCACTCAAAGAAATGATAGGATAA